The following proteins are co-located in the Bordetella bronchialis genome:
- the manD gene encoding D-mannonate dehydratase ManD, with protein sequence MKITHAEVIVTCPGRNFVTLRLRTDQGVHGVGDATLNGRELAVASYLRDHVCPLLVGRDPRNIEDTWQYLYKGAYWRRGPVTMSAIAAVDMALWDIKGKMAGMPLYQLLGGASRERVMVYGHATGRDLEEALDKYAEHVDQGYQAIRIQCGVPGMKSVYGVTKHGGAYEPATKGWPEEQSWSSEKYLDFIPRLFEAVRARFGFDTHLLHDVHHRLTPIEAARLGKSVEPYRLFWMEDPTPAENQEAFRLIRRHTVTPVAVGEVFNSIWDCKQLIEEQLIDYIRATLTHAGGITHLRRIADLAALYQVRTGCHGPSDLSPVCMGAALHFDLWVPNFGVQEYMGYPEQALEVFPHAWEFDRGTMHPGEAPGLGVDIDETLAAKYPYDPAYLPVARLDDGTLWNW encoded by the coding sequence ATGAAAATCACCCACGCCGAGGTCATCGTTACCTGCCCGGGGCGCAACTTCGTCACCCTCAGGCTGCGTACCGATCAAGGCGTGCACGGCGTGGGCGACGCCACCCTGAACGGGCGCGAACTGGCGGTGGCGTCCTATCTTAGGGACCACGTCTGCCCGCTGCTGGTGGGCCGCGACCCGCGCAACATCGAGGATACCTGGCAGTATCTGTACAAGGGCGCCTACTGGCGCCGCGGCCCCGTCACCATGTCGGCGATCGCCGCCGTCGACATGGCGCTGTGGGACATCAAGGGCAAGATGGCCGGCATGCCGCTGTACCAGTTGCTGGGCGGCGCCTCGCGCGAGCGTGTCATGGTGTACGGCCATGCCACGGGCCGGGACCTGGAAGAGGCCCTGGACAAGTACGCCGAACACGTGGACCAGGGCTACCAGGCCATACGGATCCAGTGCGGCGTGCCCGGCATGAAGTCCGTCTACGGCGTCACCAAGCACGGCGGCGCCTACGAGCCCGCCACCAAGGGCTGGCCCGAAGAGCAGTCCTGGTCCAGCGAAAAGTACCTGGACTTCATTCCCAGGCTGTTCGAGGCGGTACGTGCGCGCTTCGGCTTCGACACCCACCTGCTGCATGACGTGCATCACCGCCTGACGCCCATCGAGGCCGCGCGGCTGGGCAAGTCCGTGGAACCCTACCGGCTGTTCTGGATGGAGGACCCCACGCCCGCGGAAAACCAGGAGGCATTCCGCCTGATCCGCCGCCATACGGTGACGCCGGTGGCGGTGGGCGAGGTCTTCAACAGTATCTGGGACTGCAAGCAACTGATCGAAGAGCAGTTGATCGACTACATCCGCGCGACGCTGACCCATGCGGGCGGCATCACGCATCTGCGCCGCATCGCGGATCTGGCCGCCCTGTACCAGGTGCGCACCGGCTGCCACGGACCCTCGGACCTGTCGCCGGTCTGCATGGGGGCGGCGCTGCATTTCGACCTGTGGGTGCCGAACTTCGGCGTCCAGGAATACATGGGCTATCCCGAGCAGGCGCTGGAAGTCTTCCCGCATGCCTGGGAGTTCGACCGCGGCACCATGCACCCGGGCGAGGCCCCCGGCCTGGGCGTGGATATCGACGAGACGCTCGCGGCGAAATACCCGTACGACCCCGCCTATCTGCCGGTGGCGCGGCTGGACGACGGCACTTTGTGGAATTGGTAG
- a CDS encoding DUF1854 domain-containing protein, with translation MTTSSPKPEFRLQRNAHGRLVYVAPDGTSIDGIVPVRAFPISAPEGGCSLLDPAGHEVAWIDRVDDLPQSMRVLVQEALAAREFMPRIQRILAVSGYGTPCTWSVQTDRGATAFVLRGEEDIRRLSGQSLLIADSHGIHYLVGDMRALDKHSRKLLDRFL, from the coding sequence ATGACGACCTCGTCGCCGAAACCTGAGTTCCGGCTGCAGCGCAATGCGCACGGCAGGCTGGTCTATGTGGCCCCCGACGGCACGTCCATCGACGGCATCGTTCCCGTGCGGGCGTTTCCGATATCCGCGCCGGAAGGCGGCTGTTCGCTGCTGGACCCGGCGGGCCACGAGGTCGCATGGATAGACCGCGTGGACGACCTGCCGCAATCCATGCGCGTGCTGGTGCAGGAAGCGCTGGCCGCCCGTGAGTTCATGCCGCGCATCCAGCGCATCCTGGCGGTCTCGGGCTATGGGACGCCATGCACCTGGAGCGTGCAGACCGACCGCGGCGCGACGGCCTTCGTGCTGCGCGGCGAGGAAGACATACGCCGCCTGAGCGGCCAGTCCCTGCTGATCGCCGACAGCCACGGCATCCACTACCTGGTCGGCGATATGCGTGCCCTGGACAAGCACAGCCGCAAGTTGCTCGACCGCTTCCTGTAG
- a CDS encoding mannitol dehydrogenase family protein: protein MNLPRLAPDRLPALAAHLPALPWAEPRVGIVHLGLGNFHRAHQAMYTEDAMLAAGGDWGICGVSLRRPDTRDALAPQDCLYSVLVRDARGERVRVVRSLRRVLVAVEAPDEVLAALRDPAVRIVTLTVTEKGYCQDPRTGGLDFANPLIEHDLRDPEHPRSVPGYLVAGLRARRAHPYTVLSCDNLAHNGAALRRVVADYARALDPALGAWIEQSVAFPSTMVDRIVPATTDEDRQAAAAALGCVDAWPVPTESFRQWVIEDRFPAGRPAWEQAGALMVDDVTPYEMAKLRMLNGAHSTLAYLSALADIETVDRAVGQPELHALLRRMMTDDIAPTLTVPASFDRAHYRDDLLARFANPALKHRCMQIAMDGSQKLPPRLLGTIADRLRDGHAVDRLALAIAAWMRFLLGRSESGAPLELNDPMAARLHALAAPGAQGLVERLLAVREIFPAGLAADQRFVATLQRACDALGTHGALATARRYAAL from the coding sequence ATGAATCTACCCCGTCTCGCCCCGGACCGCCTGCCCGCCCTGGCGGCCCACCTTCCCGCCCTGCCCTGGGCCGAGCCGCGCGTCGGCATCGTGCACCTGGGCCTGGGCAATTTCCACCGCGCCCACCAGGCCATGTATACCGAGGACGCCATGCTGGCGGCGGGCGGCGACTGGGGCATCTGCGGCGTCTCGCTGCGGCGCCCCGACACCCGCGATGCGCTGGCGCCCCAGGACTGCCTGTACAGCGTCCTGGTCCGCGACGCCCGCGGCGAACGTGTGCGGGTGGTGCGCTCGCTGCGCCGGGTGCTGGTGGCCGTCGAAGCGCCGGACGAGGTACTGGCGGCGCTGCGCGACCCGGCCGTACGCATCGTCACCCTGACGGTGACCGAGAAAGGCTATTGCCAGGATCCCAGGACCGGTGGCCTGGACTTTGCCAATCCGCTGATCGAACACGACCTGCGCGACCCCGAACATCCGCGCAGCGTGCCGGGCTACCTGGTGGCGGGCCTGCGCGCCCGCCGCGCGCACCCCTACACCGTACTGTCCTGCGACAACCTCGCCCACAACGGCGCGGCCCTGCGCCGGGTGGTGGCGGACTATGCGCGCGCGCTCGATCCGGCGCTGGGCGCATGGATAGAACAGTCCGTGGCGTTTCCCTCCACCATGGTGGATCGCATCGTCCCGGCCACCACGGACGAGGACCGCCAGGCCGCGGCCGCCGCGCTGGGCTGCGTGGACGCCTGGCCCGTGCCGACCGAAAGCTTCCGCCAGTGGGTCATCGAGGACCGCTTCCCGGCCGGCCGCCCCGCGTGGGAGCAGGCCGGCGCGCTGATGGTGGACGATGTCACGCCCTATGAAATGGCCAAGCTGCGCATGCTGAATGGCGCGCATTCCACGCTGGCCTACCTGTCGGCCCTGGCCGATATCGAAACGGTGGACCGGGCGGTGGGCCAGCCGGAACTACACGCGCTGCTCAGGCGCATGATGACGGATGACATCGCACCGACGCTGACCGTTCCCGCCAGCTTCGATCGCGCCCATTATCGCGATGACCTGCTGGCACGCTTCGCCAATCCGGCGCTGAAGCACCGCTGCATGCAGATCGCCATGGACGGCAGCCAGAAGCTGCCGCCGCGCCTGCTCGGCACCATCGCGGACCGCCTGCGCGATGGCCATGCCGTGGACCGGCTGGCGCTGGCCATCGCGGCCTGGATGCGCTTCCTGCTGGGCCGCTCGGAAAGCGGCGCGCCGCTGGAACTGAACGATCCCATGGCGGCGCGTCTGCATGCCCTGGCGGCGCCGGGGGCGCAAGGCCTGGTGGAGCGCCTGCTGGCCGTGCGCGAAATCTTTCCCGCCGGACTGGCGGCCGACCAACGCTTCGTCGCGACGCTCCAGCGCGCCTGCGACGCGCTGGGCACGCATGGCGCGCTGGCCACGGCGCGCCGCTACGCGGCCTTGTAG